One Micromonospora sp. FIMYZ51 genomic window carries:
- a CDS encoding ubiquitin-like protein Pup — MATRDSGGQSQSGKSRQGEEVEDVTVEANPEVAERHAEITEDVDDLLDEIDSVLEENAEEFVRGYVQKGGE; from the coding sequence ATGGCCACTCGTGACAGCGGCGGTCAGTCGCAGTCGGGCAAGTCCCGGCAGGGCGAAGAGGTCGAGGACGTCACCGTCGAGGCGAACCCGGAGGTCGCCGAGCGGCACGCCGAGATCACCGAGGACGTCGACGACCTGCTCGACGAGATCGACTCCGTCCTCGAGGAGAACGCCGAAGAGTTCGTGAGGGGGTATGTCCAAAAAGGGGGTGAATAG